Genomic segment of Anaerolineae bacterium:
GGTGCGCCGCAACGGGCGCGAGGTGCTCGGCATCTGGGGCGAGCGGGCGGAACCCTTCGTCCAGCAGGTGTGCACGGCCAACCTGGCCGGCATGCAGGTCGGCGAGGTGCGCCGCGGCTTCCTCCTGGACAAAGATGGCCTGGTGATGGACGATGTCTTCGTGCAGTACAAAGGCGAGGATGCCCGCCGGCAGGTGCACTACCTGATGGCGGTGCACGCCGATCGCGCCGGCCGCATCACCGCCTGGCTGCGGGGTCTGGCCGACGGCTACATCCTCTTCGACAACGATGACATCTTCCGCAAGGTCGAGGGGCCGGTCGTGGTGGCGGACTGGGTCTCGCATCCGGAACTGGAGAAGGAGGCCGATGCCTTCCTGAGCGCCATCGCCGGCCAGGACAATCCCCTCCAGCTCGGGAACCCGGCGCGCGCCAAGGAGGCGTTCGAGAAATATCCCGCCATGTTTGACCTGCGCAAGTCGTACTTTATCGGCCAGGCGGCCCTGCTCTCCGCTGGCGCCCACGCCTCTGCCGGCGGCAAGGTCGAATGGAGCTGGCAGGAACCGCAGGATGTCCCGCTCAAGCGCACCTGCCTGTACCAGGAGCATCTCAAGCTCACGAAGCGCATCATCCCCTTTGCCGGCTGGGAGATGCCGGTCTGGTACACGGGTGTCAGCGATGAGCACCGCGCCACGCGCGAGACAGCGGCGCTGTACGATGTCTCCCAGATGGGCGTGCTGGGCATTACCGGCCGCGACGCCGAGGCCTTCCTCGACCTGGTGTCCACCAACTATGTCCGCTGGCTGGAGGATGGCCAGTCGCAGTATTCCTACCTGCTGGACCCGGACGGCGAGGCCATTGACGACATCATGATCTACCGGCGCGGCCCGCACAACTTCCTCATGGTGGTCAACGCCGCCAATGCCGACAAGGATTGGGACTGGCTGAACGCGGTCCTGCAGGGCAAGGTCATCATCGATCGGGATAATCCGGGCATGACCTTCGAGGGCGATGTGACGCTGAAGAATCTGAAGGACCCGGCCAACGGCACGGAGCAGAAGGTGGATATCGCCCTGCAGGGGCCGGCCTCCCGCGAGATCCTGATGCGGCTGGCGGACGATGAGAAAACGCGGCGCGGCCTGGCGCGTCTGCCGCGCACCGAGCTGATGGATGCCCGCTGTGCCGGCCTGGACCTGGTCATCGCCCGCACTGGCTACACCGGTGAGGATGTCGGGTTTGAGATCTTCGTGCATCCCGATGAGGCGCCCAAGCTGTGGAACGCCATCCTGGACGCCGGCAAAGACCTGGGCGTGAAGCCGGCCGGCCTGGCAGCGCGCGACTCCACCCGCACCGAAGCCGGCCTGCCGCTCTACGGCCATGAGATCGCCGGCCCCTATCACATCACCCCGCATGAGGCCGGCTTTGGCTCCTACGTCAAGTTCCACAAGCCCTTCTTCATCGGGCGCAAGGCCATCATCGCCAAGATGAAGGAAAGCACCATGCAGATCATCCGCTTCCGCATGACCCAGAAGGGCGTCAAGGTTCCGAAGCTCGGCGATCCGGTGGTCAATGCCCGCGGGCGCTGTATCGGCTATGTGACTTCCTGCGCCATTGACTATGAGGGCTACCTGGTCGGCCTGGCGTATGTGGAGCGCAAGGCGGCCAAAGAGGGGAGCCAGATCGGCATCTTCGTCCTGCCGGAGAAGCCGGAGCCCGAGAAGCAGAAGCCGGAATTCGTCCCGGGCGATTCCACCCTCCTGCCCTTCACCGCCATCATCCTGCCGCGCTTCCCGGAGAAGGAGGACCTGGAGAAGGTGGTTCCAGAGACGGGCATCAGCGCCTGATGCCGGCGCGG
This window contains:
- the gcvT gene encoding glycine cleavage system aminomethyltransferase GcvT; the protein is MPDKDYASLYFGADLAKVDPDIHRIIELEEERQKRRIILIPSESIAPKPVRTALGSVFNNIYAEGYPPTRMSKDDEDVLLDFDWELANYRRYADRRFYKGADYVNFIECLAQRRAAHLFATDAVPADQIHVNVQALSGAAANLAVLETLMQPGDVLMGMDLFQGGHLTHGSEFNFSGKRYRVVSYGVSKRTEKLDYDEIMELAKTHRPKVIIAGYTSYPWAPDWKKFREIADAVGAYLMADISHPAGLCAAGYYPNPIEYAHVITFTTHKTICGPRGAVIMTTDKDLGAAIDMSVFPGAQGGPHTNKFAAMAVAFKIATTPAFKDLMRRIVENAQALGESLKKRGLNLVYGGTDTHLLMVDLRPIKGKHGYPLYGEIVVRVMELAGLIANKNTVPGDEQTALARGVRLGTPWVSQRGMGPAEMDIIADAIHKIITNIDPFTYEGLIGTLPRGKISLDVLEEVKEQVAKLAESMPADTEARRSSYPHYFFMNEPRVRRNGREVLGIWGERAEPFVQQVCTANLAGMQVGEVRRGFLLDKDGLVMDDVFVQYKGEDARRQVHYLMAVHADRAGRITAWLRGLADGYILFDNDDIFRKVEGPVVVADWVSHPELEKEADAFLSAIAGQDNPLQLGNPARAKEAFEKYPAMFDLRKSYFIGQAALLSAGAHASAGGKVEWSWQEPQDVPLKRTCLYQEHLKLTKRIIPFAGWEMPVWYTGVSDEHRATRETAALYDVSQMGVLGITGRDAEAFLDLVSTNYVRWLEDGQSQYSYLLDPDGEAIDDIMIYRRGPHNFLMVVNAANADKDWDWLNAVLQGKVIIDRDNPGMTFEGDVTLKNLKDPANGTEQKVDIALQGPASREILMRLADDEKTRRGLARLPRTELMDARCAGLDLVIARTGYTGEDVGFEIFVHPDEAPKLWNAILDAGKDLGVKPAGLAARDSTRTEAGLPLYGHEIAGPYHITPHEAGFGSYVKFHKPFFIGRKAIIAKMKESTMQIIRFRMTQKGVKVPKLGDPVVNARGRCIGYVTSCAIDYEGYLVGLAYVERKAAKEGSQIGIFVLPEKPEPEKQKPEFVPGDSTLLPFTAIILPRFPEKEDLEKVVPETGISA